In Solidesulfovibrio carbinoliphilus subsp. oakridgensis, the sequence TCAGGCCGCAGAAAAAGACCACCGTGGACAGGAGCATCACCGGCTGGATGCCGAGGATCACGAGCCCGATGGCCGTCAGGATGGTGTTTAAGGCGGCGATCATCATCTGGGCCCGGAAGCCCATGCCGACCACCACGGCGAACCGGATCACGCTGCGGGCGGTCACGTCGTAGATGTCGCGCAGCCGCGAGTCCCGAAGGGCGATGGTGCGGGCGCGCAGGTTCGGGAAGTCGAGCATGATGAGGAAGCTGAAAAGCGTGCCAAGGAGAAACGTCGAGATGTAGGTGGTGATCTGGTTGAACGAATTGACCGCGATGACGAAAAGGGTTTCCGCCTTGACCCCGACCAGGGCTTCGAGGGCCAGGTAGTCCTTGATCTTGGAGATGGGCGCGGCCATGTCCGGGGCCAGCCAGGCCCAGGCATCCAGGCGCTGGCGCAGGGTCTCCAGGGTGTCGGGCAGCTTTTTCAGGAAGGCCGTGGACTCGGAGCCGAGCTTGGGCAGGACCGAGGAGGCGATGGTCAGGACCATGGCCACGAAAATGAGGTAGACGACCACGGCCCACAGGGTGCGCGGCAGTTTGGTCCGGGCGGCCAGCCGCTCGATGGGGCCGTTGAAGAGAAAGCACAGGATGTAGGTGATGAACACCAGGCCAAACAGGCCGTAATAGCTGGCCAGCCAGACAAGACCGAAAAAGGCGGCCCAAATGGCCAACGTCTTGTTGGTGCGCAGGATCTGGGCGATGTCGAATGGCATAGGAGGGGAGGGCTAGCACAAAACCGGTCGGGCCACAATCCGGCCGGCCGGATGTCATGGAAACGTTATTTTCTGAAAATCCACAGGAAGATGGAAACGACGGCGCTGACGACGAGGCAGGTGACCCAGGGGAAATGCACCGAGAACCCCTGGCCGCGCAGGTGGATGTCCCCGGGCAGCCGGCCCAGGGGAAACCGGGACCACAGGCTTTGCCACAGGTCGGTTTTTTCGGCCGCAAGCAGGACGAGGCCCAGGCAGGTCACAGCCAGCCCAAGCAGCACAAGCAGCTTGCCGGGAGATGAAATCATGGGTATGTCCGCTTTCTTTTGCCAAAGCACCGTATCCGGCCCCAAAAAGGATTGCAAACGCCGTGCTGCCTCCCTTTCGCCTGGAACGTTTTTTCGCGGAACATGAATTTTCCGCGCCCCATCTGCTGTGCGCCTCGGACGGCGAAACCCTGACCGTGGCCGAACTGCTCGACCTCGTGCCCGGGGCCGCCGAAGGCCTGGCCCGGCTGCGGCTCGGCTACACCGACTCCCGGGGCGCGCCCGAACTGCGGGCGGCCATCGCCGGCCTCTACGAGACCGTCACGCCCGATGATATCCTGGTCCATGTCGGGGCCGAGGAGGCCATCTACACCTTCATGCGGGCGGCGCTCTCCCCGGGCGACCAGGTGGTGGCCACCACCCCGAGCTACCAGTCCCTGACCGACGTGGCCCGGAGCCTTTCGTGCCGGGTGGCCGCCTGGCGCTGCGATCCGGCCTGGGGCTTCGCCCCGGACATGGCCGAGCTGGATTCCCTCCTGGACGGCCGGGCCAAGGTGCTGGTGGTCAATTTTCCCCACAACCCCACCGGCTACCTGCCGACGCGCGGCGCCTTCGCCGCCATGCTCGAACTGGCCGGGGAGCGCGGGGCCCGGGTCTTTTCCGACGAGGTCTACCGGTTCTCCGAGGCCGACGGCGTGCCGACCCTGCCGGCCGCCTGCGACCTGGACCCCGGGGCCGTGTCCCTTGGCGTCTTGTCCAAATCCTTCGGCCTGGCCGGACTGCGGGTCGGCTGGGTGGCCTGCCGCGACCGGGAGCTCCTCGCCCGCATGGCCACGGTCAAGGACTACCTGTCCATCTGCGGTTCCGGACCCTCGGAATTTTTGGCCGGCTGCGCCCTGGCCGCCCGGGAGCCGCTCCTGGCCCGGATGCGCGCGCTCCTGTCCGGCAACCGGCGGCTCCTGGAGACCTTTTTTCTGGACCGGGCCGATCTGTTCCATTTCGTGGCCCCGCGCGGCGGACTGACGGCCTTTCCGGGGCTGGTCTCCGGGGACGCCGACGCCTTTTGCCGGGAAGCCCTCGAAAAAGCCGGTCTCCTGCTGCTGCCGGGACGCCTCTACGGCGAGGAGTGGCCCGGCCGGTTCCGCATCGGCTTCGGCCGGGCCGATTTCGCCGAAAATCTGGAAAGACTGGCCGGATTTTGCCGAATTTGGAACAGGGGGCCCGCCGGCCGCAACGGCGCGGGACGGTCGAAATAACGGTCCCATGACCTTGAATTTTTGTGTCGTTTCGGACACAAGGATGTGACCCGCAACCCGGTGCCAAGGGACTGTCCCGTAAATTGTACCACATCCAACGAGAGGAGTCTTCCATGGTCAAAAAACTTGCTTTGGCCCTCGTGATCGTCGCCATGGCCGCTTCGGCGTCCCTGGCCAAGACCATTGTCTTCGCCACGGACGCCACCTGGCCGCCCATGGAGTTCGTCAACGCCGACAAGGAAATCACCGGCTACGCCATCGACTACATGAAGGCCGCCGGCAAGGAGGCCGGGTTCACCGCCGAATTCAAGGCCGTGGCCTGGGACGGCATCTTCGCCGGCCTGGCCTCCGGCAAGTACAATGCCATCTGCTCCTCGGTCTCCATCACCGACGAACGCAAGAACACCATGGATTTCTCCACCCCCTATTTCAAGGTCCGCCAGGCCCTGGTCGTTCCGGTCAAGTCCACGGCCAAATGCGTGGACGACATGAAGGGCAAGACCCTTGGCGCCCAGATCAGCACCACCGGCCACTTTGCCATCAAGAAGATGGAAGGCATCAAGGACAAGTCGTATGACGAGGTCGGCCTGGCCTTCGAAGACCTGTACAACGGCCGCATCGACGGCGTGGTCTGCGACGACCCGGTTGCCGCCCAGTACGCCCTGCAGAACGAGAAGTACAAGGGTTCGCTCAAGATCGCCTGCATCGTCGAAGCCGGCGAGGACGAATTCTACGGCATCGCCGTGCAGAAGGGCAACAAGGAAGACCTCGAACTCATCAACAAGGGCATCGAAGCCGTCAAAAGCAAGGGCATCGACAAGCAGCTCCTCGCCAAGTGGATCGGCGGCGGCAAATAAGTCCGCCTCCTGGCATTCAGACGGCGTCCGCCGGCTTTTTCCAGCCGGCGGACGCGCCAATCGGAAAGAGTCGCATGAACAAACAAGGCAAGGTTGTCGTGGAAGAGACGCCCGTCGTCATCGATGTCGGCGACGGGGCCGCCATTCCCAAACCCTCGGACAAAGGACTGGTTTCGGCCTGGCGCATCTCGTTTGTCGGCGCGCTGCTCGTGCTTGGCGCGCTGCTCTATTTCAAGCCGGATCCCTACCTGCGCATCTTCAAATTCGTGCCGGACGGCATCCTGGTCACCTTCCAGGTCACGGTCTGCTCCATCGCCCTGGCCCTGGTCTTCGGCCTCGTCACCGGCCTGGGACGGATTTCGCGCAACAAGCACATAAACCTCATCGCCTCGACCTACGTCGAGATCGTGCGCGGCGTGCCGCTGCTCGTGCAGCTTTTTTACATCTACTACGCCCTTGGCCGCTTCGTGCACGTCCCGGACCTGCTCGCCGCCGTCCTCTCCATGAGCGTGTGCTACGGCGCCTACATGGGCGAGGTCTTCCGGGCCGGCATCATCGCCATTCCCGTGGGCCAGACCGAGGCCGCCCGGTCGCTCGGGTTCAACCGGGCCCAGACCATGTACCACGTCATCCTGCCCCAGGCCTGGCGCACCATCCTCCCGCCGGTCGGCAAC encodes:
- a CDS encoding AI-2E family transporter gives rise to the protein MPFDIAQILRTNKTLAIWAAFFGLVWLASYYGLFGLVFITYILCFLFNGPIERLAARTKLPRTLWAVVVYLIFVAMVLTIASSVLPKLGSESTAFLKKLPDTLETLRQRLDAWAWLAPDMAAPISKIKDYLALEALVGVKAETLFVIAVNSFNQITTYISTFLLGTLFSFLIMLDFPNLRARTIALRDSRLRDIYDVTARSVIRFAVVVGMGFRAQMMIAALNTILTAIGLVILGIQPVMLLSTVVFFCGLIPVLGTFISSAPIVLVAVNTVSPGHAVWAIVMIILVHTIETYVLNPRIVAAMFKISPLLTLVILYVGHKLFGLWGMVLGVPVSVFLLRHVILGSDLDASHKDALPPAVKKEWGEGGGDA
- a CDS encoding DUF2905 domain-containing protein, with protein sequence MISSPGKLLVLLGLAVTCLGLVLLAAEKTDLWQSLWSRFPLGRLPGDIHLRGQGFSVHFPWVTCLVVSAVVSIFLWIFRK
- a CDS encoding aminotransferase class I/II-fold pyridoxal phosphate-dependent enzyme; the protein is MLPPFRLERFFAEHEFSAPHLLCASDGETLTVAELLDLVPGAAEGLARLRLGYTDSRGAPELRAAIAGLYETVTPDDILVHVGAEEAIYTFMRAALSPGDQVVATTPSYQSLTDVARSLSCRVAAWRCDPAWGFAPDMAELDSLLDGRAKVLVVNFPHNPTGYLPTRGAFAAMLELAGERGARVFSDEVYRFSEADGVPTLPAACDLDPGAVSLGVLSKSFGLAGLRVGWVACRDRELLARMATVKDYLSICGSGPSEFLAGCALAAREPLLARMRALLSGNRRLLETFFLDRADLFHFVAPRGGLTAFPGLVSGDADAFCREALEKAGLLLLPGRLYGEEWPGRFRIGFGRADFAENLERLAGFCRIWNRGPAGRNGAGRSK
- a CDS encoding basic amino acid ABC transporter substrate-binding protein; translation: MVKKLALALVIVAMAASASLAKTIVFATDATWPPMEFVNADKEITGYAIDYMKAAGKEAGFTAEFKAVAWDGIFAGLASGKYNAICSSVSITDERKNTMDFSTPYFKVRQALVVPVKSTAKCVDDMKGKTLGAQISTTGHFAIKKMEGIKDKSYDEVGLAFEDLYNGRIDGVVCDDPVAAQYALQNEKYKGSLKIACIVEAGEDEFYGIAVQKGNKEDLELINKGIEAVKSKGIDKQLLAKWIGGGK
- a CDS encoding amino acid ABC transporter permease, whose amino-acid sequence is MNKQGKVVVEETPVVIDVGDGAAIPKPSDKGLVSAWRISFVGALLVLGALLYFKPDPYLRIFKFVPDGILVTFQVTVCSIALALVFGLVTGLGRISRNKHINLIASTYVEIVRGVPLLVQLFYIYYALGRFVHVPDLLAAVLSMSVCYGAYMGEVFRAGIIAIPVGQTEAARSLGFNRAQTMYHVILPQAWRTILPPVGNEFIALLKDTSLVSILGVADLLRRGREYASESFQYFETFTMVAVIYLIITLILSKLVSIMEERLSHHVKR